The Vibrio echinoideorum genome includes a region encoding these proteins:
- the yciA gene encoding acyl-CoA thioester hydrolase YciA: MTIQSTLNPIGSLLLRTLAMPSDTNAAGQIFGGWIMSQLDLAGGILAKEISNGKIVTVSVSSIQFKQPVSVGDVVCVYGDCTKIGRSSMNIDLEVWVKPVLDHGIGDRYKVCGATFNYVAVDESGKPRPVKK; this comes from the coding sequence ATGACTATTCAATCAACTTTGAACCCGATTGGTTCTTTACTCCTTCGCACTTTAGCGATGCCTTCTGATACCAATGCAGCAGGTCAAATATTCGGTGGTTGGATAATGTCTCAGCTTGACCTTGCTGGTGGCATACTGGCGAAAGAGATCTCTAACGGCAAGATCGTCACCGTTTCAGTATCGAGCATCCAGTTCAAACAACCCGTATCGGTTGGTGATGTAGTCTGTGTTTATGGCGACTGCACTAAGATTGGTCGTAGCTCGATGAATATCGACCTAGAAGTTTGGGTTAAGCCCGTACTTGATCACGGTATCGGCGATCGCTACAAGGTATGTGGTGCGACATTCAACTACGTCGCAGTTGATGAAAGTGGCAAACCTCGACCAGTTAAAAAATAG
- a CDS encoding YciI family protein — protein sequence MWYVIFSQDVENSLEKRLSVRPQHLERLQTLHDEGRLLTAGPMPAIDSDNPGEAGFTGSTVIAEFNSLDDAQAWADADPYIAAGVYQNVIVKPFKKVF from the coding sequence ATGTGGTACGTGATTTTTTCTCAAGACGTCGAAAACTCATTAGAAAAACGACTAAGTGTTCGCCCACAACATCTAGAACGCCTACAAACACTTCACGATGAAGGCCGACTTTTAACTGCAGGTCCAATGCCAGCGATTGATTCAGATAACCCCGGCGAAGCTGGTTTCACTGGTTCTACTGTGATTGCTGAATTTAATTCTTTAGACGATGCACAAGCATGGGCAGACGCAGACCCGTACATTGCTGCTGGCGTCTACCAAAATGTGATTGTTAAACCATTCAAGAAAGTATTTTAA
- a CDS encoding YgiQ family radical SAM protein — translation MDALGWDSCDIIIVTGDAYVDHPSFGMAIIGRLLEAQGFRVGIIAQPKWDSKDAFMELGRPNLFFGITAGNMDSMINRYTSDRKLRHDDAYTPNNEGGKRPDRATLIYSQRCREAYKGTPIVLGGIEASLRRVAHYDYWSDKVRRSVLFDAKADILLFGNAERALVEVAHRIADGEDMSTLTNIRGTAINLPAAPEGYKIIDSSRIEKPNKAYVPVNPYEVETQCDTKKDEKEEVKAQPITIRPSRHDAKTTAVRIPGFEKLNNDRILYAHASRILHLETNPYSGRALIQRHGDRELWVNQAPIPLATEEMDYVFGLAYKRVPHPMYGKAKIPAYDMIKTSVNIMRGCFGGCSFCSITEHEGRIIQNRSKESILDEIEDIKDKVPGFTGTISDLGGPTANMYRLGCSDPKAEINCRRPSCVFPKICEKLNTDHQHTIDLYRSARKVPGIKKVMIASGVRYDLAIESPEYVRELVTHHVGGYLKIAPEHTEKGPLDLMMKPGMGTYDRFKEMFEKYSAEAGKKQYLIPYFISAHPGTEDEDMLNLALWLKKHNYECDQVQNFYPSPMCNATSMYYSETNPLKRVKYKKREDVPVPKGDRQRRLHKALLRYHDPENWKIIREALISMGKKHLIGDKANCLVPEEDFEALTPAQRRKSGRHGSQRFATKHSKAQPGLGGESPRNHSKPGGNKPKPGGKKPTGNQGNGNQGNGKQNGNGNANKPATGFIKKAPASQQSQGNGGGNGKPNRSKAGNGQGGKPASNGKNRQRATQR, via the coding sequence ATGGATGCTCTTGGATGGGATAGCTGTGACATTATTATTGTAACTGGTGACGCTTATGTCGATCACCCGAGCTTTGGTATGGCTATCATTGGCCGTTTGCTTGAAGCTCAAGGTTTCCGCGTGGGCATCATTGCCCAACCAAAGTGGGACAGTAAAGATGCCTTTATGGAACTGGGTCGACCTAACCTATTCTTCGGCATCACTGCGGGTAACATGGATTCCATGATCAACCGCTACACCTCTGATCGCAAACTTCGTCACGACGATGCCTACACACCAAACAATGAAGGTGGTAAGCGTCCTGACCGTGCAACTCTGATTTATTCTCAACGTTGTCGTGAAGCTTACAAAGGCACACCAATCGTTCTTGGTGGTATTGAAGCAAGCTTACGTCGCGTAGCGCACTACGACTACTGGTCTGATAAAGTTCGTCGCTCTGTATTGTTTGATGCAAAAGCAGACATTCTTCTTTTCGGTAACGCTGAGCGTGCATTGGTTGAAGTGGCACACCGCATTGCCGATGGCGAAGACATGTCTACGCTGACCAATATCCGCGGTACTGCTATCAACTTACCTGCAGCGCCTGAAGGTTACAAAATTATTGATTCTTCTCGTATCGAAAAACCGAACAAAGCCTACGTTCCGGTTAACCCGTACGAAGTAGAAACGCAATGTGATACCAAGAAAGATGAAAAAGAAGAAGTAAAGGCGCAGCCAATTACTATTCGTCCTTCTCGTCACGATGCAAAAACAACCGCGGTTCGTATCCCTGGTTTCGAAAAGCTCAATAACGACCGTATTCTTTACGCTCACGCTAGCCGTATTCTGCACCTAGAGACCAACCCGTATTCAGGTCGTGCTCTTATTCAACGTCACGGTGACCGCGAACTATGGGTAAACCAAGCGCCAATTCCTCTTGCAACTGAAGAGATGGATTACGTGTTTGGCCTTGCGTACAAGCGTGTTCCGCACCCTATGTATGGCAAAGCAAAGATCCCTGCATACGACATGATTAAAACTTCGGTTAACATCATGCGTGGTTGTTTTGGTGGTTGTTCTTTCTGTTCAATCACAGAGCACGAAGGTCGTATCATTCAGAACCGTTCGAAAGAATCGATCTTGGATGAAATCGAAGACATTAAAGATAAAGTACCTGGCTTTACCGGTACCATTTCTGACTTGGGTGGACCAACGGCGAACATGTATCGTCTAGGTTGTTCTGATCCTAAAGCTGAAATTAACTGCCGTCGCCCATCATGTGTGTTCCCTAAAATCTGTGAAAAACTGAACACAGACCACCAGCACACCATTGACCTTTACCGCTCAGCGAGAAAGGTTCCGGGTATCAAGAAAGTAATGATCGCATCAGGCGTTCGTTATGACCTTGCGATTGAATCTCCAGAATACGTACGTGAGCTTGTGACTCACCACGTTGGTGGTTACTTGAAGATTGCTCCAGAGCACACTGAAAAAGGCCCTCTGGATCTGATGATGAAACCGGGCATGGGCACTTACGATCGTTTCAAAGAGATGTTCGAGAAGTACAGCGCTGAAGCCGGTAAGAAACAGTATCTAATTCCTTACTTCATCTCTGCTCACCCGGGCACGGAAGATGAAGACATGCTTAACCTTGCGTTGTGGCTGAAAAAGCATAACTACGAGTGTGACCAAGTACAGAACTTCTACCCATCGCCAATGTGTAATGCGACGTCGATGTACTACTCAGAGACTAACCCTCTGAAGCGTGTGAAATACAAAAAACGTGAAGATGTTCCAGTGCCTAAAGGTGATCGTCAACGTCGTCTGCATAAAGCATTGCTTCGTTACCACGATCCAGAAAACTGGAAGATCATCCGTGAAGCACTAATCAGCATGGGCAAAAAACACCTAATTGGTGACAAAGCGAACTGCTTAGTACCAGAAGAAGACTTTGAAGCTCTGACACCGGCACAGCGTCGTAAGTCTGGTCGTCATGGTTCACAACGTTTTGCAACTAAGCACAGTAAAGCTCAACCGGGTCTTGGCGGCGAAAGCCCACGTAACCATTCTAAGCCTGGTGGCAATAAGCCTAAGCCGGGTGGTAAGAAGCCAACAGGTAACCAAGGTAACGGCAATCAAGGCAACGGAAAGCAGAACGGTAATGGTAACGCGAATAAACCAGCGACCGGTTTCATCAAAAAAGCCCCTGCTAGCCAGCAATCGCAAGGCAATGGCGGCGGAAATGGCAAGCCAAACCGCAGCAAAGCAGGTAATGGTCAAGGTGGTAAACCTGCAAGTAACGGAAAAAATCGCCAGCGCGCAACACAGCGTTAA
- the gspS2 gene encoding GspS/AspS pilotin family protein: MKKWIIGSLAAVLLAGCSSSSEQDKQRQLEMMAQHRAGVLSAGLPIEYGPLSVMRVLAKNTVIEIMMIYNQDAKGAKPLNQVVDMSVNSYCTNSEVRANLDMGLAYNIKIRNTRGQLIVEKLISKETCQSSS; this comes from the coding sequence GTGAAAAAATGGATTATCGGTTCACTGGCCGCTGTTCTGCTTGCAGGCTGTAGCTCATCAAGTGAACAAGACAAACAAAGACAGCTAGAAATGATGGCGCAACATCGCGCTGGCGTTTTATCCGCAGGCCTGCCGATTGAGTATGGCCCGCTGTCGGTCATGCGCGTGCTGGCAAAGAACACGGTTATCGAAATCATGATGATCTACAACCAAGATGCAAAAGGTGCTAAGCCTTTAAATCAAGTTGTAGACATGAGTGTGAATAGCTACTGCACCAACTCTGAAGTAAGAGCAAACCTCGACATGGGCTTGGCTTACAACATCAAGATTCGCAACACTCGCGGACAATTGATCGTTGAGAAGCTGATCAGTAAAGAGACATGTCAAAGTAGCAGCTAG
- a CDS encoding LysR substrate-binding domain-containing protein gives MIELKHLRTLTTLRDSGSLTATATSLHLTQSALSHQLKDLEARIGGQLFLRKTRPVKFTSEGEILLKLADEIQPKIAKAENELASLKEDVNGRLHMAIECHSCFQWLMPALKEYQVAWPSVTLDFSSGFGFEPLPALMAGELDLVITSDIQPRSEVHYEPLFDFEMRLITAINSPLAEKPSIEPQDLSDITMLSYPVQKQRLDVVKHFLQPAGVEPKKWKQADNTLMLVQMVSAGLGVAALPNWAISEFSRQGLIASKPLGKGLSRRLFAAVRNSEKDKRYLQAFFSTARQQSKSHLDGIEVV, from the coding sequence ATGATAGAGCTTAAACACCTTCGAACATTGACCACCTTGAGAGACAGCGGATCGTTAACAGCCACTGCGACCTCTCTTCACCTGACTCAGTCGGCGCTTTCTCATCAATTGAAAGACCTTGAAGCGCGTATTGGCGGTCAGCTTTTCCTACGAAAAACTAGGCCAGTGAAATTTACCTCTGAGGGTGAGATCTTGCTTAAGCTCGCGGATGAGATACAGCCAAAGATTGCTAAAGCAGAGAATGAGTTGGCGAGCCTAAAAGAGGATGTGAATGGCCGATTGCACATGGCGATCGAGTGTCACTCATGCTTCCAATGGCTAATGCCCGCGTTGAAAGAGTACCAAGTTGCTTGGCCAAGCGTGACCTTAGATTTCTCGTCAGGGTTCGGGTTTGAGCCTCTACCGGCATTGATGGCAGGTGAGTTAGATTTGGTGATCACCTCCGATATACAGCCCCGTTCTGAAGTTCACTACGAACCGCTTTTCGATTTTGAGATGCGCTTGATCACCGCGATCAACTCTCCTTTGGCCGAAAAGCCGAGTATTGAACCGCAAGATCTTAGTGATATTACGATGCTCTCTTATCCGGTTCAAAAGCAGCGTCTCGACGTAGTAAAACACTTTTTGCAACCCGCAGGCGTTGAACCAAAGAAATGGAAACAGGCAGACAACACATTAATGTTGGTACAAATGGTATCAGCTGGCTTAGGTGTCGCAGCATTACCAAACTGGGCGATCAGTGAATTTTCAAGGCAAGGACTCATTGCCAGCAAACCATTAGGCAAAGGGCTTTCAAGAAGGTTATTCGCAGCGGTAAGAAACTCAGAAAAAGACAAACGTTACCTACAAGCTTTCTTTAGCACGGCAAGACAGCAAAGTAAGAGTCACCTAGATGGCATTGAAGTCGTTTAA
- a CDS encoding septation protein A yields the protein MKQILDFIPLIIFFALYKMYDIYTATGALIVASAVQIVLTYIIYKKVEKMQIITFLMVAVFGGMTIFLHDDNFIKWKVTIVYALFAIGLTVSHIMGKSAIKGMLGKEISLPDAVWGKINWAWTLFFTLCATLNVYVAFNLPLDVWVNFKVFGLLIATFAFTFLTGVYIYKHLPKDQALAKDKQQDLADKNTDEK from the coding sequence ATGAAGCAAATCCTTGATTTCATTCCTCTCATTATTTTCTTTGCGCTGTACAAGATGTACGACATCTACACAGCTACAGGCGCATTGATTGTTGCTTCCGCAGTACAAATCGTTTTAACGTACATCATCTACAAGAAAGTAGAGAAAATGCAGATCATCACATTTTTGATGGTTGCCGTATTTGGTGGCATGACCATCTTTTTGCACGACGATAATTTCATAAAATGGAAAGTTACCATCGTTTACGCGCTGTTTGCTATTGGCTTAACGGTAAGTCACATCATGGGCAAGTCTGCAATTAAAGGCATGTTGGGCAAAGAGATCTCACTTCCTGATGCCGTATGGGGCAAGATCAACTGGGCTTGGACTTTGTTTTTTACTCTCTGCGCCACTCTCAACGTTTATGTGGCTTTCAACCTGCCATTAGATGTTTGGGTTAACTTCAAAGTGTTCGGCCTTCTCATCGCAACCTTTGCGTTTACCTTTCTAACGGGTGTTTATATTTATAAACATTTACCAAAAGACCAAGCTCTGGCAAAAGATAAGCAGCAAGACCTAGCAGACAAAAATACCGACGAGAAGTAA
- a CDS encoding helix-turn-helix domain-containing protein: MNENMPKNMNVETRFNVKESLSDQNDVQVSHNLKRIRKEKGWSLDATAKATGVSKAMLGQIERGESSPTVAKLWQIATGLNVSFSSLILSCSSNVLVSLFRDANELRDESLNEGFTVSVVFPFEASVGFEVYELGLAENYEHFSEPHNAGVIEHILCISGRIAVFFDDSWHELSQGQAVRFNAEQPHGYKNIGSEKAVFHDIIHYPDQWQRS, from the coding sequence ATGAACGAAAACATGCCGAAGAACATGAATGTGGAAACTCGCTTTAATGTAAAAGAGAGTTTGAGTGACCAAAACGATGTGCAAGTCAGCCACAACCTAAAACGGATTCGTAAAGAGAAAGGCTGGAGCCTCGACGCGACTGCCAAAGCGACCGGTGTCAGTAAAGCGATGTTAGGGCAAATTGAACGTGGTGAATCGAGCCCAACCGTCGCGAAGCTATGGCAAATTGCCACTGGTTTGAACGTTTCATTCTCGAGTTTGATTTTGTCTTGCTCCAGTAATGTGTTGGTGAGTTTGTTCCGAGACGCGAATGAATTACGTGATGAAAGCCTGAATGAGGGCTTTACGGTTAGTGTTGTTTTTCCGTTTGAAGCCTCTGTAGGCTTTGAAGTGTATGAGCTGGGATTAGCAGAAAACTATGAGCACTTTTCTGAGCCGCACAATGCCGGAGTGATTGAGCATATATTGTGTATTTCAGGTCGAATAGCGGTGTTCTTCGATGACAGTTGGCATGAATTAAGCCAAGGGCAAGCGGTACGTTTTAATGCTGAACAACCCCATGGCTATAAAAACATCGGTTCAGAGAAAGCCGTTTTTCACGACATTATCCATTACCCCGACCAATGGCAGCGTTCATAG
- a CDS encoding DUF4250 domain-containing protein, whose translation MDLSNVKGFESIILLGIVNEKLRLECDSFEELISMYEMDIESVVGKLDMLGYQYDPLTNQFKSYPR comes from the coding sequence ATGGATTTAAGCAACGTCAAAGGTTTCGAAAGCATTATTTTGCTGGGAATCGTGAATGAAAAACTTCGCTTAGAATGCGATAGCTTTGAAGAGCTGATCAGTATGTATGAAATGGATATAGAAAGTGTTGTAGGTAAGCTTGATATGCTTGGCTATCAATACGACCCATTAACTAACCAGTTTAAGTCTTATCCAAGATAA
- the metE gene encoding 5-methyltetrahydropteroyltriglutamate--homocysteine S-methyltransferase, which translates to MTTTTHILGYPRIGEKRELKFTLEKYWRGDIDQSELKQLGSELRNRNWNVQADANLSFATAGDFAWYDHVLTTTLLLGHVPKRHTGGSEDEKAFPDLDTLFRVGRGQSQVQSTCCGGTHTSNDGTKDSSAASDMTKWFNTNYHYIVPEFSKDDTFEVSWPQLFDEVNEAIKAGHKVKPVLLGPLSYLYLGKEVEEGFDRLTLLPRLLTAYQAILAKLAKLGVEWVQIDEPILSLELETKWADSFKLAYQVIQGDVKLLLTTYFDSVTDTLDKIVELPVNGLHIDLAAAPQQLDEVVNKLPQNWVLSAGAINGRNVWRADLATQLELLQPVKEKLGDKLWVASSCSLLHSPVDLELEDSLSEEVKSWFAFAKQKVTEVSLLGAALDGDQNAILACETYSQPIVARKSATHVNKPQVQARLNIITKALAERSAPYAERAAHQSEVLGLPLLPTTTIGSFPQTGEIRVQRSAYRTGQLSEAEYTTALKGHIADAVKRQEALDLDVLVHGEAERNDMVEYFAENLAGFQTTKFGWVQSYGSRCVKPAIVVADIEREKPMTVEWSTYAQSLTSKQMKGMLTGPVTILCWTFPREDISRKEITNQLAFALRDEVSDLQDAGINIIQIDEPAIREGLPLKKRDHAEYLEWAVDAFKISAASAKPETQIHTHMCYSEFNEIIDSVAALDADVITIETSRSNMELLKAFEEFNYPNAIGPGVYDIHSPNIPSEEWIVDLLKKAAEKIPAERLWANPDCGLKTRNWAETEAALTNLVSATKTLRKEWEAADALV; encoded by the coding sequence ATGACGACAACAACGCATATTCTTGGCTACCCACGTATCGGCGAAAAAAGAGAACTCAAATTCACGCTCGAGAAATACTGGCGCGGTGATATCGATCAATCTGAGCTCAAGCAACTCGGCAGCGAATTAAGAAATCGTAACTGGAATGTACAAGCTGACGCGAATCTAAGCTTTGCAACTGCGGGTGACTTCGCATGGTACGATCATGTTCTAACAACGACTCTACTTCTAGGTCATGTACCAAAACGTCATACTGGTGGTTCTGAAGATGAAAAAGCCTTCCCAGATCTGGATACCTTGTTCCGTGTAGGTCGCGGTCAGTCTCAAGTTCAGTCAACTTGCTGCGGTGGTACGCATACGTCTAATGATGGCACTAAAGACAGTTCGGCTGCTTCCGACATGACGAAATGGTTCAACACCAATTACCACTACATTGTTCCAGAGTTCAGTAAAGACGACACCTTTGAAGTGAGCTGGCCGCAGCTGTTTGACGAAGTGAACGAAGCGATAAAAGCAGGACACAAAGTTAAGCCTGTACTTCTCGGCCCACTGTCATATTTGTACTTAGGCAAAGAAGTGGAAGAGGGCTTTGACCGCTTAACCTTGCTTCCACGTTTGCTTACTGCTTACCAAGCGATTTTGGCAAAACTCGCCAAGTTGGGCGTTGAGTGGGTGCAAATCGATGAGCCCATTCTATCTCTGGAACTTGAGACTAAGTGGGCAGATTCATTCAAGTTGGCTTATCAAGTGATTCAAGGCGATGTGAAACTATTGCTGACCACTTACTTTGATTCGGTGACTGACACGTTAGACAAGATCGTGGAACTGCCCGTCAACGGCTTACACATCGACTTGGCTGCCGCACCGCAGCAACTTGATGAGGTGGTGAATAAATTGCCACAAAATTGGGTGCTTTCTGCAGGGGCGATTAACGGTCGCAATGTATGGCGTGCTGATTTGGCCACGCAGCTAGAGCTACTGCAGCCAGTGAAAGAGAAGCTAGGAGACAAACTGTGGGTGGCAAGTTCATGTTCGCTGCTGCATAGCCCAGTAGATTTGGAGTTAGAAGATTCGCTCAGCGAAGAAGTGAAGAGTTGGTTTGCTTTCGCGAAACAGAAAGTCACCGAGGTGAGTTTATTGGGGGCTGCATTAGATGGCGATCAAAATGCCATTTTAGCGTGTGAGACTTACAGCCAACCAATTGTTGCTCGTAAGAGCGCAACTCATGTCAACAAGCCGCAAGTTCAAGCTCGCCTCAATATCATCACTAAAGCGTTAGCTGAGCGAAGTGCGCCTTACGCAGAACGTGCGGCGCATCAGTCTGAAGTTCTCGGCTTACCGCTGTTACCAACCACAACCATTGGTTCATTCCCACAGACCGGTGAAATTCGTGTTCAACGTAGCGCCTACCGAACCGGTCAATTGAGTGAAGCGGAATACACCACCGCACTAAAAGGTCACATTGCGGATGCAGTCAAACGTCAAGAAGCACTCGATTTGGATGTGCTTGTGCACGGTGAAGCCGAGCGCAATGACATGGTGGAATACTTTGCAGAAAACCTAGCCGGCTTCCAAACCACCAAATTTGGTTGGGTACAAAGCTATGGTTCTCGCTGCGTAAAACCTGCGATTGTGGTTGCGGATATCGAACGTGAAAAACCAATGACGGTGGAATGGTCGACCTATGCTCAATCTCTGACTTCAAAGCAGATGAAAGGCATGCTCACTGGGCCTGTCACTATCTTGTGTTGGACATTCCCACGTGAAGACATCTCACGCAAAGAGATCACTAACCAACTGGCGTTTGCACTGCGTGATGAGGTGTCGGATTTACAAGACGCTGGCATCAACATCATTCAAATTGATGAACCTGCCATTCGTGAAGGTTTGCCACTGAAAAAGCGCGACCACGCAGAATATCTAGAGTGGGCGGTTGATGCCTTTAAGATCTCAGCGGCGAGTGCCAAGCCAGAAACTCAGATCCATACCCATATGTGTTACAGCGAGTTCAACGAGATCATTGACTCAGTCGCTGCGCTAGATGCCGATGTGATTACCATAGAGACTTCTCGTTCGAACATGGAGCTACTGAAAGCGTTTGAAGAGTTTAACTATCCGAATGCGATTGGACCGGGTGTTTATGACATTCACTCACCAAACATTCCTTCAGAAGAGTGGATTGTTGATTTACTAAAGAAAGCGGCAGAAAAAATCCCAGCAGAACGTTTGTGGGCAAACCCTGATTGTGGTCTAAAGACGCGTAACTGGGCAGAAACAGAAGCGGCACTGACAAACCTTGTGTCGGCGACTAAGACACTGCGTAAAGAGTGGGAAGCTGCAGACGCTTTAGTATAA